The genomic segment AATATTGGAGTTGCACAGGATCACCAAGTAATTGCGTGAGAACATTGGCTAAGGTTTGACTGTCTTTTGGTGGTACAAGAATGCCAGCTTGACGATGATCTAATGTTTCGGGAATGCCGTCTACATCGCTGGCAACAATAGCACAGCCAGCTTCTCGCGCTTCTGTTAAGACTAAACCAAAAGATTCGCAGTAAGAAGCTAAAACAAAGATATCACTAGCCAGCATATAACGTTGGGGTTCTGGCTGAAAACCTTCAAAATGAATGCGTTGACGTAGTTTGCCGCAGGGTATGTTGTTTACTATTGCTTCAAAGATAGAACGATCTGGGCCGTCACCAACTAAATATAAGTGTGCTGCGGGAAAGTTGGGGGCAATTTTTGTAAATGCTGTGATTAACTCTGCAATGCCTTTACGAGTATACATCCCGGCAACGGTGGTGATGGCTGGACTATGTAAGGGTAGGGGTTGGTAATCTTGAATGCTGGGGTGGCGGGGACTACCTAATGTGCCGTTGGCAACTACGCATAATTTATTCTCAGGGATACCACGGCGAACCATAGAATTATATACGGCTTGGCTGACGGCGATGACTCGATCTGCCAATCCCATTAAAACAGCACTACGTTGAAACTCGTTGTGGACTGTAGAGACTAAATGATAGTTGTAAGCTTTGCGTAAAACTCCGGCGAGTACAACGCCTGTCATCATGTGTGCATGGATAATATCTGGCTGAAATTGCTGGATAATCTCTTTAAAACGCCAAGCCGCTTTAATTAAGTTAAGGGGTTGTCTGCATTGATTGAGATGAAAATGTTTGACGTTATGTTGTGCTAGTAAAATTTCAAATCCACCGCCAGCCGAAGCAACAGCTACATCATGTCCATCTTGTGATTGTAGACAGGCTAAATCTACGGCTACGTTAACAATGCCATTGCCAATTTTTTCGACGTGATTTGTAATATGTAAGATTTTCATAGGATTTTTTCTCTATAGATGTAATTGATAGTTAGAAGGCAGTGGTTCGGCTGCGCTCACCAACCGGAGGCAGGAGTAAAAATATTATTTTTCCTGACTAAAACGGACAGAAATAAGCCAAAATAATTAAGATTCAACTTTAAAAAATATCTCATAAGTACCTAAGAAGCGATTAACAAAACCAGGAGGTAAGCTTTCAAGCTGAGAGGTATAGGCTGCGATCGCCTGATTTTTCTTCTGCTGTACTGAGGTAATGGAAAAGCTATACGCGGCGGCTATATCTGATAATTTGAGCATGATAAATAATGGCGCTCTCCAGAATAACCAAATTGGATACTGGAAAATTTCAACATTAATTTCTGCTTGGTTAATTGCTGCTTTTACTAAAGGATATGTCGCCTCATGATCTCGGTGACAGTCTTTTTGATGGGGTAAATAAACTTCCTCTGGTTGATAATGTTTTAAGAGTTCAGCTATTTGGGCGATCGCTGTTTGTTTTTCGTCACCGTTTAAAGCTTGTAAATACCCATCAGCTTTATCTAAAAAGTAAA from the Aulosira sp. FACHB-615 genome contains:
- a CDS encoding glycosyltransferase family 4 protein, whose product is MKILHITNHVEKIGNGIVNVAVDLACLQSQDGHDVAVASAGGGFEILLAQHNVKHFHLNQCRQPLNLIKAAWRFKEIIQQFQPDIIHAHMMTGVVLAGVLRKAYNYHLVSTVHNEFQRSAVLMGLADRVIAVSQAVYNSMVRRGIPENKLCVVANGTLGSPRHPSIQDYQPLPLHSPAITTVAGMYTRKGIAELITAFTKIAPNFPAAHLYLVGDGPDRSIFEAIVNNIPCGKLRQRIHFEGFQPEPQRYMLASDIFVLASYCESFGLVLTEAREAGCAIVASDVDGIPETLDHRQAGILVPPKDSQTLANVLTQLLGDPVQLQYWQNRAKQNLERFKAARVYEETMNVYRELVKNYSTRTVMNTQEVLLIKTPTAPMR
- a CDS encoding PIG-L deacetylase family protein — translated: MKIKPYLQQLQKLVPSILLERMQYIHSNLITRWILLQGSQQLKFNQKSVMVFSPHQDDETFGCGGMIAYKREQNIPVIVVFLTNGQGSKDIDTESRNKIIQTRKQEAIKALNILGVETSAIYFLDKADGYLQALNGDEKQTAIAQIAELLKHYQPEEVYLPHQKDCHRDHEATYPLVKAAINQAEINVEIFQYPIWLFWRAPLFIMLKLSDIAAAYSFSITSVQQKKNQAIAAYTSQLESLPPGFVNRFLGTYEIFFKVES